The following are encoded together in the Cyanobacteriota bacterium genome:
- a CDS encoding methylenetetrahydrofolate reductase, with product MSVCQPLNIEPQSRFAQAIRAKEFLITAEVAPPKGADVTHMVQMAQMLRHRVHAVNVTDGSRAVMRMSSLAASVVLLQHGIEPVYQVACRDRNRIGLQADLLGAQALGIHNVLALTGDPVKAGDQPGAKPVFDLESVRLLQLVDKLNHGLDWEDRALPDGATTLFAGAAVDPQCPSWSGLQRRFERKLAAGAQFFQSQLVSDFDRLDKFMTQIAAGVDKPVLAGIFLLKSAKNARFINRAVPGVQIPDAIIDRLEKASDPLQEGIAIAAEQVNLARQLCQGVHLMAVRREDLIPQILDLAGIPSLSNN from the coding sequence ATGTCTGTTTGTCAGCCGCTGAACATAGAGCCGCAGAGCAGATTTGCCCAGGCCATTCGAGCTAAAGAGTTTTTGATTACTGCCGAGGTGGCACCGCCCAAGGGAGCAGATGTAACCCATATGGTGCAGATGGCGCAGATGCTAAGGCATCGAGTTCATGCGGTTAATGTGACCGATGGCAGCCGGGCAGTGATGCGCATGTCGTCGTTGGCTGCGTCAGTAGTGTTGTTGCAGCATGGCATTGAGCCTGTGTACCAAGTGGCTTGCCGCGATCGCAATCGCATTGGGTTGCAGGCTGATCTATTGGGTGCCCAGGCTTTAGGGATCCATAACGTATTGGCGTTGACGGGTGATCCGGTGAAGGCGGGGGATCAGCCGGGTGCTAAGCCAGTGTTTGACCTGGAATCTGTGCGCTTGTTGCAACTGGTGGATAAGCTTAACCATGGCCTCGACTGGGAAGATAGGGCCTTGCCCGATGGAGCAACTACCCTGTTTGCAGGAGCAGCCGTTGATCCCCAATGTCCCAGTTGGTCGGGCTTACAGCGTCGATTTGAACGCAAGCTAGCGGCTGGGGCGCAGTTTTTTCAGAGTCAACTGGTGTCAGATTTTGATCGCCTCGACAAGTTCATGACCCAGATCGCTGCTGGTGTTGATAAGCCCGTACTGGCAGGTATCTTTTTGCTCAAGTCGGCTAAAAACGCTCGCTTTATCAATCGCGCTGTTCCTGGGGTTCAGATTCCCGATGCTATTATCGACCGCCTAGAAAAAGCCTCTGACCCCTTGCAAGAAGGCATTGCGATCGCGGCTGAACAGGTGAACCTTGCCCGTCAACTCTGCCAGGGTGTCCATTTGATGGCGGTGCGACGTGAAGATTTAATCCCACAAATCCTAGACTTAGCTGGCATTCCATCGTTATCCAATAACTAG
- a CDS encoding DUF3318 domain-containing protein translates to MNPELEIRRLLDLMPASGRMLTKIVSKPEQSQVITSQFPLPWMRVRPILINFDLWSELKRPQRDMLLLHQVSRLTAIRWFKPDLYQGLTLAGAIWTGVEFFQGDVMGTLVAGMLAGLAGNQIWRSNNTARQELAADDTALEVAQRRGYEAPEAARHLITAIEAVAQIERRSLTFMELVRCHNLRAIAGLSPVGAPQSMKRE, encoded by the coding sequence ATGAATCCAGAGCTTGAAATCCGTCGTCTACTGGACTTGATGCCTGCTTCTGGTCGCATGTTGACCAAGATTGTAAGTAAGCCAGAGCAATCTCAAGTGATTACAAGTCAGTTTCCACTGCCCTGGATGCGGGTGCGTCCAATTTTGATTAACTTCGACCTGTGGAGTGAGTTGAAGCGTCCTCAGCGGGATATGCTGCTGTTGCATCAAGTCAGCCGCTTGACAGCCATCCGTTGGTTTAAGCCAGATCTCTATCAAGGGTTAACGCTAGCTGGAGCAATTTGGACAGGGGTAGAGTTTTTTCAGGGGGATGTGATGGGGACGCTAGTGGCCGGAATGCTAGCGGGGTTAGCAGGTAATCAGATTTGGCGATCGAACAACACTGCTCGTCAGGAACTAGCTGCGGATGATACAGCCCTAGAAGTAGCTCAGCGGCGGGGCTATGAAGCTCCAGAAGCAGCACGACATTTAATTACTGCAATCGAGGCGGTTGCTCAAATTGAGCGTCGTAGTCTAACCTTTATGGAGCTAGTGCGCTGTCATAATTTGCGGGCGATCGCGGGACTGTCTCCTGTAGGTGCGCCCCAGTCAATGAAGCGAGAGTAG
- a CDS encoding ZIP family metal transporter, producing the protein MNSFILGIQASLLAGLATFVGALPVVLTQKLSQRAITVLLGFGGGVMLAATAFSLIIPGTEVALAKGFSNPVAALVMAIGLTIGGAFLAVAHRLFPHEHFVKGKDGSSNLARVWLFIIAIALHNFPEGLAVGVSFGGDNVQQGIITAIGISLQNMPEGLIVAVSLVAEGYTVAYALGISLLTALVEPIGGVIGVSVVSLAQFILPWALAFAAGAMLFVICDEIIPETHQRGKEHEGTIGIIAGFLVMMVLDIAFS; encoded by the coding sequence ATGAATTCATTTATTCTCGGCATCCAAGCCAGTCTATTGGCAGGATTAGCCACCTTTGTGGGAGCATTACCCGTAGTGCTGACCCAAAAGCTCAGCCAGCGTGCGATCACAGTTTTGTTAGGCTTTGGTGGCGGTGTGATGTTAGCGGCAACCGCCTTCTCGCTGATTATTCCTGGCACTGAAGTTGCCCTGGCTAAGGGGTTCTCGAACCCTGTGGCGGCGTTGGTGATGGCAATTGGCCTGACGATCGGAGGGGCTTTTCTAGCCGTTGCCCATCGTCTGTTTCCCCATGAACACTTTGTCAAAGGTAAGGATGGCAGTAGCAACTTGGCACGAGTGTGGTTGTTTATCATTGCCATTGCTCTGCATAACTTTCCAGAGGGATTGGCTGTAGGGGTCAGTTTTGGAGGTGATAATGTGCAGCAGGGCATAATTACTGCTATTGGCATCAGTCTGCAAAATATGCCCGAAGGTTTGATTGTTGCCGTTTCCCTGGTTGCCGAGGGCTACACCGTTGCCTATGCCTTGGGGATCAGCTTGCTGACAGCACTGGTGGAACCCATTGGGGGTGTGATTGGGGTGAGTGTGGTCAGTCTAGCCCAGTTCATTTTGCCGTGGGCACTGGCCTTTGCTGCTGGTGCTATGCTGTTTGTCATCTGTGATGAAATTATCCCAGAAACGCATCAACGCGGAAAAGAGCATGAAGGGACGATCGGCATCATTGCTGGATTTCTAGTGATGATGGTGTTGGATATTGCCTTTAGCTAG
- a CDS encoding YggT family protein: MDPVTLFFQVLSNFIQIYLLLLIIRILLSWFPQVNWYNPPFSILSQLTDPYLNIFRSIIPPLGGLDFSPILGFLLLQLLQNPVLPALYSVVKGIAMGYGSSMIG, translated from the coding sequence ATGGATCCCGTAACATTGTTTTTCCAAGTTTTGAGCAACTTCATTCAGATTTATTTGCTGTTGTTGATTATTCGGATTCTGTTGAGCTGGTTTCCCCAAGTCAATTGGTATAATCCCCCCTTCTCGATCCTGAGCCAGCTTACCGATCCCTACCTCAATATTTTTCGTAGTATCATTCCCCCACTAGGAGGGCTTGATTTCTCTCCTATCTTGGGCTTCTTACTACTGCAACTCCTGCAAAATCCCGTGTTGCCAGCGCTGTATTCTGTGGTTAAGGGAATTGCTATGGGCTATGGCTCCAGCATGATTGGGTAA